A window from Bufo bufo chromosome 1, aBufBuf1.1, whole genome shotgun sequence encodes these proteins:
- the LOC120989977 gene encoding olfactory receptor 11A1-like codes for MTNNITSIILLKFSYLQNFTFLFFHLMVIIYCGVISGNLLIMVLYVVSKSLRSPMYFFITQLSLCDLLVTTDIVPVLLHTVLAGRTTMTLAGCFIQFSIFATSESSECLLLSVMSYDRYLAICNPLRYHSVMTHRFCVTSAIIIWLIGFTVALIDVLIICNLHFCGPHVIDHFYCDLEPILQLFCSDFSIIHKLLIGLLLIILPFITIVISYVYIAITILKIPSNTGRHKAFSTCSSHLIVVSIFYGTLIIVYMFPKEGRSLILSKVLSLMYTVLTPLLNPIIYTLRNKDFKEAFHKFKADVLSE; via the coding sequence ATGACCAATAACATTACTTCCATCATACTTCTGAAATTTTCATATCTTCAAAACTTTACATTTCTATTCTTTCATCTGATGGTTATTATATACTGTGGAGTCATTTCAGGAAACCTTCTCATCATGGTCTTGTATGTAGTGAGTAAATCCCTTCGGTCCCCCATGTACTTCTTCATTACACAGCTATCTCTGTGTGACCTCCTGGTGACTACAGATATTGTCCCCGTCCTTCTTCACACTGTTCTGGCTGGAAGAACCACAATGACTCTCGCTGGCTGCTTCATTCAGTTTTCTATCTTTGCCACCTCAGAGTCTTCAGAATGTCTTCTTCTGTCAGTGATGTCTTATGATCGTTACCTGGCCATTTGTAACCCCCTCCGGTATCACTCTGTCATGACTCATAGGTTTTGTGTGACATCAGCAATTATAATTTGGTTAATAGGTTTTACCGTAGCACTTATTGATGTTCTCATTATTTGTAATCTGCATTTCTGTGGACCACATGTTATTGACCATTTCTACTGTGACCTTGAACCCATATTGCAGCTCTTTTGCTCTGATTTCTCCATAATTCATAAATTGCTAATAGGTCTATTACTTATAATTTTACCTTTTATTACCATTGTGATATCCTATGTTTATATTGCTATCACCATTCTGAAGATTCCTTCCAATACTGGAAGACATaaagccttctccacctgtagCTCCCACCTCATTGTGGTCTCTATATTTTATGGGACATTaattattgtttatatgtttccaAAAGAAGGACGGTCTCTGATCCTGAGTAAGGTCTTGTCTCTGATGTATACTGTGCTGACCCCTCTGCTTAATCCTATTATATACACGCTGAGGAACAAAGACTTCAAAGAAGCTTTTCATAAATTTAAAGCAGATGTCCTATCTGAATAA